In Paenibacillus sp. J23TS9, a single genomic region encodes these proteins:
- a CDS encoding GNAT family N-acetyltransferase — translation MINTWEETYMQAVIDLWNKEAVKDGYKELTKQSFQQIFVSSPYFDQKNTFVLFEEEQVTGFACGCTGDDLPLGQVAGYITCIVLADGSQTDDNYKLLLSAIEARFRELGKKQSDVLFFNPMMLPWYIPNTPQHEHNNAPGVPVDSRLYSFLQSEGYVERAKECAMYLNLEQFSMPEEIRGKEDKAAAGGYNVELFDASKHQSVAEMLQGLNNPLWEKEIGRCTSEGVPVVIAAHGNQVVGFAGPVIRQENGRGYFAGIGVHPEHEGHGLGTILFFKLCEAFKTIGTDYMSLYTGSSNPAIRIYEKAGFQTVRQFSIMRREFS, via the coding sequence ATGATTAACACCTGGGAAGAGACGTATATGCAGGCGGTAATCGATTTATGGAACAAGGAAGCCGTTAAGGATGGATACAAGGAACTTACGAAGCAAAGCTTTCAGCAGATATTTGTTTCAAGCCCTTATTTTGATCAAAAAAACACGTTTGTCCTGTTTGAAGAGGAACAGGTAACAGGCTTTGCCTGTGGATGTACCGGAGACGATCTGCCGCTTGGACAGGTGGCCGGGTACATTACCTGCATCGTGCTTGCGGACGGGAGCCAAACGGATGATAATTACAAGCTTCTCCTAAGTGCGATTGAAGCCCGATTTCGGGAGCTTGGGAAAAAACAGTCGGATGTCCTTTTCTTCAATCCGATGATGCTGCCGTGGTACATACCGAATACGCCACAGCATGAACACAACAATGCACCAGGGGTACCAGTGGACAGCAGGTTGTATTCATTTTTGCAAAGTGAGGGATATGTGGAACGGGCCAAGGAATGTGCCATGTATCTGAACCTTGAGCAGTTTTCAATGCCGGAGGAAATCCGCGGCAAAGAAGATAAAGCTGCTGCCGGCGGTTATAACGTAGAATTGTTTGATGCAAGCAAGCATCAAAGCGTTGCTGAAATGCTTCAAGGACTGAATAATCCGTTATGGGAAAAAGAAATCGGCAGATGTACGTCAGAAGGCGTACCGGTTGTTATCGCGGCACATGGGAACCAGGTTGTCGGCTTCGCCGGACCGGTTATCCGTCAAGAGAATGGCCGCGGCTATTTTGCCGGTATCGGGGTACATCCGGAACATGAAGGACACGGACTCGGTACGATCCTTTTCTTCAAGCTTTGTGAAGCGTTTAAGACTATAGGAACCGATTATATGTCACTCTACACAGGCAGTTCCAATCCGGCGATCCGGATTTATGAAAAAGCAGGCTTCCAAACCGTAAGGCAATTTTCAATCATGAGAAGGGAGTTTTCATAA
- a CDS encoding exo-beta-N-acetylmuramidase NamZ domain-containing protein, giving the protein MILNGIDTMMEAAHLFKGKKLGLITSPTGLNKEYVSTIQILHENFHLAALFSPEHGVRGDQAAGAMVENYTDPITGVPVYSLYRKDSKRLGQEMLDEVDMVVYDIQDVGTRYYTFIYTMLYTLEDCTKAGKEIVILDRINPLDGVTVEGNILKPGYESFVGNYPLAVRYGLTAGEVAMMANEQTGWNAKLHVVRCQGWDRKMLFPETDRQWIMPSLGIPRFETALIYPGTCLFEGTNMSEGRGTTAPFEMIGAPFIHAEKLADEMNGQQHPGVIFRPVYFKPSFSKFQGEQCSGVQIHITDTRAVQPLETGVKLLFTIKNNYEEFSFLPPLKENSRPFIDLLGGDNMYRNENIDIPVLLEQFREESREFAKLKAQYHLY; this is encoded by the coding sequence ATGATTCTAAACGGAATTGATACAATGATGGAAGCAGCCCATTTGTTCAAGGGAAAGAAGCTCGGACTGATTACTTCACCAACGGGCCTGAATAAGGAATATGTGTCCACGATACAAATTCTTCATGAAAATTTTCATCTGGCCGCACTCTTTTCGCCGGAGCACGGTGTACGGGGAGATCAGGCTGCAGGAGCGATGGTCGAAAACTATACCGATCCGATAACGGGTGTACCTGTGTACAGCTTGTATCGTAAGGATTCCAAACGACTGGGCCAAGAAATGCTCGATGAAGTGGATATGGTGGTTTACGATATCCAGGATGTTGGTACCCGCTATTATACGTTCATATATACGATGCTCTATACCTTGGAAGACTGCACGAAGGCAGGCAAGGAGATTGTTATCCTCGATCGGATCAATCCGCTCGATGGCGTGACTGTGGAAGGAAATATTCTGAAGCCAGGATATGAATCCTTCGTGGGCAATTACCCGCTGGCTGTTCGTTACGGGCTGACTGCGGGCGAAGTGGCAATGATGGCCAATGAACAGACGGGATGGAATGCCAAGCTTCATGTTGTCCGTTGTCAAGGCTGGGATCGCAAGATGCTCTTTCCTGAAACGGACCGTCAGTGGATTATGCCATCCCTGGGAATACCGCGTTTTGAAACAGCGCTCATTTATCCAGGCACCTGTTTGTTCGAAGGCACGAATATGTCGGAAGGGCGTGGTACAACCGCTCCGTTTGAAATGATTGGTGCGCCCTTTATCCATGCTGAGAAGTTGGCGGATGAGATGAACGGCCAGCAGCATCCAGGAGTGATCTTCCGTCCTGTATACTTCAAGCCATCCTTCTCCAAGTTTCAGGGAGAGCAGTGCAGCGGCGTGCAGATTCATATTACGGATACGCGGGCGGTTCAGCCACTCGAGACCGGTGTGAAGCTCCTGTTTACGATCAAGAATAACTACGAGGAATTCTCGTTCCTGCCCCCTCTGAAAGAAAATTCAAGACCATTTATCGATCTTTTGGGCGGCGACAACATGTATCGGAATGAGAACATTGATATTCCTGTCCTGCTTGAGCAGTTCCGTGAAGAAAGCCGCGAGTTCGCCAAGCTGAAGGCGCAGTATCATTTGTATTAA
- a CDS encoding anhydro-N-acetylmuramic acid kinase → MGRETFDTHSSRYAVGLMSGTSVDGIDAAVVQITDCPDGKMSVKLIGFENTPFPAAVREDIFTLFDPLKATVNKIGSMNVLLGELYAEASLSVITAAGLTNADIAVIGSHGQTIYHAPEATKLHGYEIHYTVQIGEGSVIAARTGIPCVSDFRPADMAVGGQGAPLVPFTEYLLYREAHRTLLLQNIGGIGNMTVIPAGCTQEQVYAFDTGPGNMIIDGVVERLYPGQQTMDTGGAIARKGRIHEGLLNLLTQEPYYTQPLPKSTGREQFGSAYIDWLLAYAKQQNMIAEDVVATVTMLTAWSIGDAYRRYVREHDPADVLLVGGGGSYNPVMIEFLRQEMEPMGVQVMTQEEIGQSSDAKEAVAFALLADYTMKQQPNNLPNVTGAARPIIMGKISY, encoded by the coding sequence ATGGGACGCGAAACCTTTGATACGCATTCAAGCCGCTATGCCGTAGGACTCATGTCCGGCACTTCAGTGGATGGAATAGACGCAGCCGTGGTTCAAATCACGGATTGTCCTGACGGAAAAATGTCGGTCAAATTGATCGGATTTGAAAACACGCCTTTCCCGGCGGCCGTCAGAGAGGATATTTTTACACTGTTTGATCCGCTTAAGGCAACAGTCAATAAGATCGGAAGCATGAATGTATTACTTGGCGAGCTGTATGCGGAAGCTTCATTATCCGTCATCACGGCAGCGGGACTAACAAACGCTGATATCGCCGTCATCGGTTCGCATGGCCAGACGATTTATCATGCGCCGGAAGCCACGAAGCTGCATGGGTATGAGATTCATTATACAGTGCAGATTGGCGAAGGATCGGTTATCGCTGCACGGACAGGGATTCCGTGCGTATCCGATTTCCGCCCGGCAGACATGGCAGTTGGAGGACAGGGTGCGCCGCTCGTTCCGTTTACGGAATATCTGTTATACAGAGAGGCTCACCGGACCCTGCTACTGCAAAATATCGGCGGCATCGGGAATATGACGGTAATACCTGCCGGATGTACACAGGAGCAGGTATATGCTTTTGATACCGGACCGGGAAACATGATCATCGACGGGGTCGTTGAGCGTCTGTATCCGGGACAACAAACGATGGATACTGGAGGGGCCATTGCCCGCAAAGGGAGAATTCATGAAGGACTGCTGAACCTCCTTACACAGGAGCCTTATTATACGCAGCCGCTTCCGAAATCGACCGGTAGGGAGCAATTCGGCTCAGCTTATATAGATTGGCTGCTGGCATATGCCAAACAGCAGAACATGATAGCAGAAGATGTGGTGGCTACCGTCACCATGCTGACCGCATGGTCGATTGGTGATGCGTACCGCCGTTATGTACGTGAACATGATCCGGCGGATGTCCTGCTTGTAGGCGGCGGCGGAAGCTATAATCCGGTTATGATCGAATTTCTGCGGCAAGAAATGGAACCGATGGGTGTTCAGGTGATGACACAAGAGGAAATCGGTCAGAGCAGTGATGCGAAGGAAGCGGTTGCTTTTGCACTGCTTGCCGATTATACGATGAAACAGCAGCCGAACAATCTTCCGAATGTAACGGGAGCTGCAAGGCCCATCATCATGGGGAAAATAAGCTACTAA
- a CDS encoding PIG-L deacetylase family protein: protein MSEQKLTILAIGGHVGDAELTAGGVLASHSLKGDKIVTLALTAGERGVPAGQDMAEYRAQKVNEAKAFADMLGGESIVFDIPDGELKDTEDMRLRVCDVIRQVKPNVIITHWKNSMHKDHATTHHIVNDARFFAGLASFERELPAHFASRLYYAENWEDAVEYKPYVYVDFSKEAFDLWVKATEQHWFVTNSKSFPYLEYYKHLARVRGIEARKEYAETFMIPEETKRVLKSDLL, encoded by the coding sequence ATGAGCGAACAGAAATTGACGATTTTGGCGATTGGCGGACATGTAGGAGATGCAGAACTGACAGCAGGGGGCGTACTGGCCAGCCACTCCTTAAAAGGGGATAAAATCGTAACACTCGCACTTACGGCAGGTGAACGTGGAGTGCCTGCAGGCCAAGACATGGCGGAGTATCGTGCGCAAAAGGTTAACGAAGCCAAAGCATTTGCTGATATGCTGGGCGGCGAATCCATCGTTTTTGATATCCCGGATGGCGAACTGAAGGACACGGAGGATATGCGTCTGCGCGTATGTGATGTGATCCGTCAAGTGAAGCCGAATGTGATCATCACCCACTGGAAGAACAGTATGCACAAGGACCATGCGACAACACATCATATCGTTAATGATGCGCGTTTCTTCGCTGGACTGGCTTCATTCGAAAGAGAGTTGCCTGCACATTTCGCATCCAGACTGTATTATGCGGAAAACTGGGAAGATGCTGTTGAATACAAGCCATATGTATATGTGGACTTCTCCAAGGAAGCCTTTGATTTGTGGGTGAAAGCAACCGAGCAGCATTGGTTCGTTACCAACAGCAAATCCTTCCCTTACCTGGAGTACTATAAACATCTTGCCAGAGTACGCGGCATTGAAGCACGTAAAGAATATGCCGAAACCTTCATGATTCCGGAAGAAACCAAACGTGTACTGAAAAGCGATCTGTTGTAG